One part of the Phycisphaeraceae bacterium genome encodes these proteins:
- a CDS encoding YraN family protein, with translation MSPLFARTWAALLRRPPETPAAAERRLGRAGERAAARLLRRSGYRILARNVRVPMGEADIVCVAPDRRTIVVVEVKTRRTIPGRIQPPPEANIHAHKRRKLLSVARHLAAANRWNDRPVRIDVVAVEWPARGKPILRHHIAAV, from the coding sequence TTGTCGCCGCTCTTTGCCAGGACCTGGGCCGCACTCCTTCGCCGCCCCCCGGAGACCCCCGCCGCCGCCGAGCGTCGCCTCGGTCGCGCCGGCGAGCGAGCCGCCGCCCGCCTCCTGCGTCGTTCGGGCTACCGCATCCTCGCCCGCAATGTCAGGGTCCCTATGGGCGAGGCGGACATCGTCTGCGTCGCGCCGGACCGACGGACGATCGTCGTCGTCGAGGTTAAGACCCGGCGCACCATCCCCGGCCGGATCCAACCCCCTCCCGAGGCCAACATCCACGCGCACAAGCGACGAAAACTCCTCAGCGTCGCCAGGCACCTCGCCGCCGCCAACCGTTGGAACGATCGCCCCGTTCGAATCGATGTTGTCGCCGTGGAGTGGCCGGCCCGCGGCAAGCCGATCCTCCGCCACCACATCGCCGCGGTGTGA
- a CDS encoding peptidyl-prolyl cis-trans isomerase has product MRALTNRPIQASGARLTLLAVALLGSAALAACSTSGGNQSVVSASDFQQSVPVRSLGAPTVEAPSSASPPSPASLSASRVPTMSASSASEGAIDISSYAGPPRDVDPAPKAAGQSILVDSLVGQINGHPIVASAFFEKSNLEGRLRQLSNQYPAPAAWIAEATRIIRDELFQKVKDELLLAEAMSKLTPEMKEIGLRQFLGQLRSDYIRQSGGAELVAEQQLIETEQTTLDQMAKKKLEERLIAMELSQRVASRVNVSPRDVWIYYQANKDRLSPPGTAQFRMIRIKKSDSISADKVSVALASGTPFDTLAEDDTINLAAGGGMHTANLTGTYQASELFGPKPLNDAAHSIGVGEVAGPVTLGNDLYWIKLEKIDQPEPVSFYDAQLSIADRLQNSRMNAEMNRYFNSLLERGSYSDLNVMSERLVIIAYQRFYGSPS; this is encoded by the coding sequence ATGCGAGCACTCACAAACCGGCCGATTCAGGCGTCGGGGGCGCGTCTGACTTTGCTGGCCGTGGCCCTCCTCGGCTCGGCGGCCTTGGCCGCCTGCTCCACCAGCGGCGGGAACCAGTCGGTGGTCAGCGCCTCAGACTTCCAGCAGTCCGTGCCGGTCCGTTCGCTGGGTGCTCCGACCGTGGAGGCCCCCTCATCCGCCTCCCCTCCAAGTCCAGCCAGCCTCTCCGCCTCTCGCGTTCCCACGATGAGCGCATCGTCCGCCTCGGAGGGCGCCATCGACATCTCGTCCTACGCGGGTCCGCCTCGCGATGTCGACCCCGCGCCCAAAGCGGCCGGACAGTCAATCCTTGTCGATTCCCTCGTCGGGCAGATCAACGGCCACCCGATCGTGGCCTCGGCGTTCTTCGAGAAGAGCAACCTCGAGGGCCGCCTCCGCCAGTTGAGCAACCAGTACCCGGCGCCGGCCGCGTGGATCGCCGAGGCCACGAGGATCATCCGGGACGAACTCTTCCAGAAGGTGAAGGACGAACTGCTGCTCGCCGAGGCGATGTCCAAGCTCACGCCCGAGATGAAGGAAATCGGCCTTCGTCAGTTCCTGGGGCAACTCCGCAGCGACTACATACGACAGTCCGGGGGCGCGGAACTCGTCGCCGAGCAGCAACTCATCGAGACCGAGCAGACCACGCTGGATCAGATGGCCAAGAAGAAGCTCGAAGAGCGTCTCATTGCCATGGAGCTCTCGCAGCGTGTCGCCAGCCGCGTCAACGTCAGCCCTCGCGACGTCTGGATCTACTACCAGGCGAACAAGGATCGCCTCAGCCCGCCTGGCACCGCTCAGTTCCGCATGATCCGCATCAAGAAGTCTGATTCCATCAGCGCCGACAAGGTCTCGGTCGCGCTGGCCAGCGGCACGCCCTTCGACACGCTGGCCGAAGACGATACGATCAACCTTGCAGCTGGCGGCGGAATGCACACCGCGAACCTGACCGGCACGTACCAGGCCTCCGAACTGTTCGGCCCCAAGCCGCTCAACGACGCCGCCCATTCGATCGGCGTCGGCGAAGTCGCTGGCCCCGTGACGCTCGGCAACGATCTCTACTGGATCAAACTGGAGAAGATTGATCAGCCGGAGCCGGTATCGTTCTACGATGCTCAGCTCTCCATCGCGGACCGATTGCAGAATAGCCGGATGAACGCGGAGATGAACCGCTACTTCAACTCGCTCCTCGAGCGAGGCTCCTACAGCGATCTCAACGTCATGAGTGAGCGGCTGGTCATCATCGCGTACCAGCGGTTCTACGGTTCCCCGTCCTGA
- a CDS encoding DUF1844 domain-containing protein, protein MADQPTPQAPKIIVDSDWKAQAQAEKARLAAAEQEKASKAGTGPDARGVPGGPDSGRMPPADFQTLLGTMVTQALMYMGAFPDPETGRAVVSLEHSKFHIDLLEVLATKTKGNLTEQEDHDLTQTLSELRMRFVEISKAVAAAIAKQEAGGKIGGSPGGLKLT, encoded by the coding sequence ATGGCCGACCAGCCGACCCCGCAAGCCCCCAAGATCATCGTGGACAGCGACTGGAAGGCCCAGGCCCAGGCCGAAAAGGCCCGGTTGGCAGCCGCGGAACAGGAAAAGGCGAGCAAGGCGGGAACCGGACCGGATGCCCGCGGCGTGCCCGGCGGGCCGGACTCCGGTCGCATGCCCCCGGCGGACTTCCAGACGCTGCTCGGGACCATGGTGACCCAGGCCCTGATGTACATGGGGGCGTTCCCGGATCCGGAAACGGGCCGGGCGGTGGTGTCGTTGGAGCACTCCAAGTTCCACATCGACTTGCTGGAGGTTTTGGCGACTAAGACCAAGGGCAACCTGACCGAGCAGGAAGACCACGACCTCACCCAGACGCTGAGCGAACTGCGGATGCGATTTGTGGAGATCTCCAAAGCGGTCGCCGCGGCGATCGCGAAACAGGAGGCGGGCGGGAAGATCGGCGGGTCGCCCGGCGGATTGAAACTGACCTGA
- the sdhA gene encoding succinate dehydrogenase flavoprotein subunit, translated as MVKQRVIVVGGGLAGLAAAVRLGEAGVPVDLFSLVPVKRSHSVCAQGGINACNDVARQQGYSEYEHFDETVYGGDYLADQHPVLEMANWAPRVIDLLDRMGVPFNRTAEGFRDLRLFGGSLFKRTHFAGATTGQQLMYALDEQVRRYEAEAKVTKYEFWEFLWPVIDEGRCIGIAAQDLRTMQIRAFRADAVVMATGGCGLVYGKSTNSIMCTGAAAGRCYQAGVWYGNPEMIQVHPTAVPGADKLRLMSESARGEGGRIWVPRLQGDSRPARDIPEAERLYFLEEKYPKYGNIVPRDIATREIFDVCVNQGLGVGGENAVYLDLTHKDPDELTRKLGGILEIYEKFVGVDPRREPMKIFPAVHYSMGGLWTTYVKGRYTPPQPLEKHRSGAATPIGADIGLGMAPGEMTNMQTNVPGLYAFGEVNFAYHGANRLGANALLSCIFDGLFCGVSVVNYLRDGEPSKRPAESARATVFETVERQETAKYRAILETAGKGGGEAATNPYLIHKELGDEMTAACTVVKSGPRLEQCLGKISELKERYARVCLPDAAMWTNQSLTYTRAVGDMLVVAEAIAMASIERKESRGAHYRTDYQQRDDANFMKTTLAKFDPRTRTTSIEFVPIDASLTKATARTYGKVEDKSGAKTGSTPAAAGAV; from the coding sequence ATGGTGAAGCAGCGTGTGATTGTCGTCGGTGGTGGGTTGGCGGGGCTCGCGGCGGCGGTGCGCCTGGGCGAGGCGGGGGTTCCGGTGGACCTGTTCTCGCTGGTGCCGGTGAAGCGGTCGCACTCGGTGTGTGCGCAGGGCGGGATCAATGCGTGCAACGACGTGGCCCGGCAGCAGGGGTACTCGGAGTACGAGCACTTCGACGAGACGGTCTACGGCGGGGACTACCTCGCGGACCAGCACCCGGTGCTGGAGATGGCCAACTGGGCGCCCCGGGTGATCGACCTGCTGGACCGCATGGGGGTCCCGTTCAACCGCACGGCGGAGGGATTCCGCGACCTGAGGCTGTTCGGCGGCTCATTGTTCAAGCGAACCCACTTTGCCGGGGCGACGACGGGGCAGCAGTTGATGTACGCCCTGGACGAGCAGGTGCGGAGGTACGAGGCCGAGGCGAAGGTCACCAAGTACGAGTTCTGGGAGTTTCTGTGGCCGGTGATCGACGAGGGGCGGTGCATCGGCATCGCGGCACAGGATCTGCGAACGATGCAGATCCGCGCGTTCCGCGCCGACGCGGTGGTGATGGCGACCGGTGGGTGCGGGCTGGTGTACGGCAAGTCGACCAACTCGATCATGTGCACCGGCGCCGCGGCCGGACGGTGCTACCAGGCGGGGGTGTGGTACGGGAACCCGGAGATGATCCAGGTGCACCCGACCGCGGTTCCCGGGGCGGACAAACTGCGGCTGATGTCCGAATCGGCGCGCGGCGAGGGGGGACGGATCTGGGTGCCCCGGTTGCAGGGCGACTCTCGCCCGGCCAGGGACATCCCGGAGGCGGAGCGGCTGTACTTCCTCGAGGAGAAGTACCCAAAGTACGGGAACATTGTGCCCCGGGACATCGCGACGCGTGAGATCTTCGACGTGTGCGTCAACCAGGGGCTCGGCGTGGGCGGCGAGAACGCCGTGTACCTCGATCTGACTCACAAGGACCCGGACGAGCTGACGAGGAAGCTGGGCGGGATCCTGGAGATCTACGAGAAGTTTGTGGGTGTCGACCCGCGTCGCGAACCTATGAAGATCTTCCCGGCGGTGCACTACTCGATGGGCGGGCTGTGGACCACGTACGTGAAGGGGCGGTACACGCCGCCCCAGCCGCTGGAGAAACACCGCTCGGGGGCTGCGACGCCGATCGGGGCCGACATCGGGCTGGGCATGGCGCCCGGCGAGATGACGAACATGCAGACCAACGTGCCCGGGCTGTACGCGTTCGGGGAGGTGAACTTCGCGTACCACGGGGCCAACAGGCTGGGGGCGAACGCGCTGTTGTCGTGCATCTTCGACGGGCTGTTCTGCGGCGTGAGCGTGGTGAACTACCTGCGGGACGGCGAGCCGTCGAAGCGGCCGGCCGAGTCAGCGCGTGCGACGGTGTTCGAGACGGTCGAGCGGCAGGAGACCGCGAAGTACCGCGCGATCCTGGAGACGGCGGGCAAGGGCGGGGGCGAAGCGGCGACGAATCCGTACCTGATCCACAAGGAACTCGGGGACGAGATGACCGCCGCGTGCACGGTGGTCAAGAGCGGGCCTCGCCTGGAGCAGTGCCTGGGGAAGATCTCGGAACTGAAGGAGCGGTACGCAAGGGTGTGCCTGCCCGACGCGGCGATGTGGACGAACCAGTCGCTGACGTACACGCGGGCAGTGGGGGACATGCTGGTCGTGGCGGAGGCGATCGCGATGGCGAGCATCGAGCGGAAGGAGAGCCGCGGGGCCCACTACCGCACGGATTACCAGCAACGCGACGACGCGAACTTCATGAAGACGACACTGGCGAAGTTCGATCCCCGAACAAGGACGACGAGCATCGAGTTCGTGCCCATCGACGCGTCGCTGACCAAGGCGACCGCGCGCACGTACGGAAAAGTGGAAGACAAGAGCGGGGCGAAGACGGGCAGCACACCGGCGGCGGCCGGGGCCGTGTGA
- the sdhB gene encoding succinate dehydrogenase iron-sulfur subunit — protein MSNAGTTNGHARRASARPGRTVRLRIKRCDGPGKPSYWETFPVAVDRGANIISCLQKIAANPVTAEGKRTTPVVWDSGCLEEVCGACSMVINGRVRQSCSCLIDEHAPGDGDEITLEPMSKFPVVRDLWVDRSRMFHNLERIKGWVPIDGTYSLGQGPKETSDRQEVRYKLSECMTCGCCLEACPQYTLESDPSKWDSSFVGAQVISQVRYFNMHPTGERLASDRLDVMMAQGGVSDCGNAQNCVEVCPKNIPLTESIAAIGRAVTIHGFKRYFHR, from the coding sequence ATGAGCAACGCCGGCACTACCAATGGCCATGCCCGTCGAGCATCCGCGCGACCGGGGCGGACGGTGCGCCTCCGCATCAAACGGTGCGACGGACCGGGCAAGCCGTCGTACTGGGAGACGTTCCCCGTGGCGGTCGATCGCGGGGCGAACATCATCTCCTGCCTGCAGAAGATCGCAGCGAACCCGGTGACGGCCGAGGGGAAGAGGACGACGCCGGTGGTGTGGGACTCGGGGTGCCTCGAGGAGGTGTGCGGTGCGTGCAGCATGGTTATCAACGGGAGGGTGCGGCAATCGTGCTCGTGCCTGATCGATGAGCACGCGCCGGGGGACGGGGACGAGATCACGCTGGAGCCGATGAGCAAGTTCCCGGTGGTTCGAGACCTCTGGGTGGATCGCTCGCGGATGTTCCACAACCTGGAGCGGATCAAGGGATGGGTGCCCATCGACGGCACGTACTCCCTGGGCCAGGGGCCGAAGGAGACCTCCGACAGGCAGGAGGTCCGTTACAAGCTCTCGGAGTGCATGACCTGCGGGTGCTGCCTCGAGGCTTGCCCGCAGTACACCCTCGAGAGCGATCCATCGAAGTGGGACTCGTCGTTTGTCGGGGCGCAGGTGATCTCGCAGGTGCGGTACTTCAACATGCACCCGACCGGCGAGCGGCTCGCGTCGGACCGGCTCGACGTGATGATGGCTCAGGGCGGGGTGTCGGACTGCGGCAACGCGCAGAACTGCGTCGAAGTGTGCCCGAAGAACATCCCGCTGACCGAGTCGATCGCGGCGATCGGCCGGGCCGTGACCATCCACGGCTTCAAGCGGTACTTCCACCGGTAA
- a CDS encoding SDR family oxidoreductase, translating to MGLLDGKVGLIVGVANDRSYAWYIAKSIIDNGGKCAFTHLPGEKNERRTRKAVEQLGVSDPWLFPMEASSDEQIDAAFTRYAESFDKMDFLVHSIAFADREFLQAGKFVETPRQAYLAAIDISAYTLLAMARRAKDLLAKAGGGSVMAMSYYGGEKVVPGYNVMGVAKAALECTARYLAFDLGAQKTRVNIISGGYLRTLASSAVGGAEELSNQALIKAPLRRPTEGSDVGKTAVYLASDLSDGVTGETIYVDCGINIVGV from the coding sequence ATGGGTCTTCTCGATGGCAAGGTCGGCCTCATCGTCGGTGTCGCGAACGACCGCTCGTACGCCTGGTACATCGCCAAGTCGATCATCGACAACGGCGGCAAGTGCGCCTTCACCCACCTCCCTGGCGAGAAGAACGAGCGACGCACCCGCAAGGCGGTCGAGCAGTTGGGCGTCTCCGACCCCTGGCTCTTCCCGATGGAAGCCTCCAGCGACGAGCAGATCGACGCCGCCTTCACCCGCTACGCCGAGTCCTTTGACAAGATGGACTTCCTCGTCCACTCCATCGCCTTTGCCGACCGCGAGTTCCTCCAGGCCGGAAAGTTTGTCGAGACCCCCCGGCAGGCCTATCTCGCTGCGATTGATATCTCCGCCTACACCCTGCTGGCCATGGCGCGCCGCGCCAAGGATCTGCTTGCCAAGGCCGGTGGCGGCAGCGTGATGGCCATGTCGTACTACGGGGGCGAGAAGGTCGTCCCCGGCTACAACGTCATGGGCGTCGCCAAGGCCGCCCTCGAGTGCACCGCCCGCTACCTCGCCTTCGACTTGGGCGCCCAGAAGACCCGCGTCAACATCATCTCGGGCGGCTACCTGCGGACGCTCGCGTCCTCCGCCGTCGGCGGCGCGGAGGAACTCTCGAACCAGGCACTCATCAAAGCGCCCCTCCGCCGCCCCACCGAGGGTTCCGACGTCGGCAAGACCGCCGTCTACCTCGCCAGCGACCTCTCCGACGGTGTCACCGGTGAGACCATCTACGTCGATTGCGGCATCAACATCGTCGGGGTCTGA
- a CDS encoding HIT family protein, whose translation MAETIFSKIIRGEIPCHRVYEDEHVLAFLDIGPLSPGHTLVVPKEEAATLDRLSDEAAAAVGRVLPRVCRAVIEVTGCEAYNVLQNNGAAAHQAVFHVHFHVIPKTDDGRGLGMGWKAGSLEKSTGAELARKMAESIARD comes from the coding sequence ATGGCCGAGACCATTTTCTCGAAGATCATCCGCGGCGAGATCCCCTGCCACAGGGTGTACGAGGACGAGCACGTGCTGGCGTTCCTGGACATCGGCCCGCTCTCTCCCGGGCACACCCTGGTTGTCCCGAAGGAGGAGGCCGCCACGCTTGACAGGCTCTCCGATGAAGCGGCCGCGGCGGTCGGTCGGGTGTTGCCGCGGGTGTGCCGGGCGGTGATCGAGGTCACCGGGTGCGAGGCGTACAACGTGCTGCAGAACAACGGCGCTGCGGCCCACCAGGCGGTGTTCCACGTGCACTTCCACGTGATCCCGAAGACGGATGATGGCCGGGGCCTGGGCATGGGGTGGAAGGCGGGGTCGCTGGAGAAGAGCACCGGCGCGGAGCTGGCCCGGAAGATGGCCGAGTCGATCGCGCGGGACTGA
- the nadC gene encoding carboxylating nicotinate-nucleotide diphosphorylase translates to MVDLNKLSLGELYAELARDGLVRRLVELARDEDLGARGDVTSGVCIDAGRVGRAVVVAREAGVLAGLAVASTVVSVLAPGTRLSVLVSDGLTVSPGQEVARLDGPLREILAAERTLLNVVGRLSGVATRTREYVQAAGALGGRAGVYDTRKTTPGMRVLEKYAVRCGGGRCHRIGLYDAVLIKDNHLAGVPPDRLAGFVGAAVERAKAVPGGVRFVECEVDSLDQLAALLAGGGCRVDVVLLDNMGPKELRRAVGMRGESAVAVELEASGGVTLETIGEISATGVERISVGGLTHHAVSLDLALDAEG, encoded by the coding sequence GTGGTCGATCTGAACAAGTTGAGTCTGGGTGAGCTCTACGCCGAACTGGCACGGGATGGGCTCGTGCGGCGGCTGGTGGAGTTGGCGCGGGATGAGGACCTCGGCGCTCGGGGGGACGTGACCAGCGGGGTATGCATCGACGCCGGCCGGGTGGGCCGGGCGGTTGTGGTTGCCCGTGAGGCCGGCGTGCTCGCGGGCCTCGCGGTGGCTTCGACAGTTGTCAGCGTCTTGGCACCGGGCACACGGCTAAGCGTGCTTGTCTCCGACGGGCTCACCGTGAGCCCGGGCCAGGAGGTCGCTCGTCTTGATGGGCCGCTGCGGGAGATTCTCGCAGCGGAGCGGACGCTGCTGAATGTCGTGGGGCGGCTCTCCGGGGTGGCGACAAGGACGCGGGAGTATGTGCAGGCGGCGGGGGCGCTCGGCGGCCGTGCGGGGGTGTACGACACGCGGAAGACGACGCCGGGGATGCGGGTGCTTGAGAAGTACGCGGTGCGGTGCGGGGGTGGGCGGTGTCACCGGATCGGGCTGTACGACGCCGTGCTGATCAAGGACAATCACCTTGCGGGGGTGCCGCCGGATCGGCTCGCAGGGTTCGTCGGCGCGGCGGTGGAGCGTGCGAAGGCTGTCCCCGGGGGAGTGCGGTTCGTGGAGTGCGAGGTCGACTCCCTGGACCAACTGGCGGCGCTGCTGGCGGGCGGGGGATGCCGCGTTGACGTGGTACTGCTGGACAACATGGGGCCGAAGGAGTTACGCCGGGCGGTCGGGATGAGGGGGGAATCCGCGGTCGCCGTTGAACTGGAGGCCTCCGGCGGGGTGACGCTGGAAACCATCGGGGAGATCTCGGCGACCGGGGTGGAGCGGATCAGCGTGGGGGGGCTCACTCACCACGCGGTTTCGCTCGACCTGGCCCTGGATGCTGAGGGTTGA
- the mutL gene encoding DNA mismatch repair endonuclease MutL has translation MTPPDGRERRIRKLPALLVNQIAAGEVVERPASVVKELVDNALDAGATRITVDLEGGGIELVRVTDDGCGIAPEDLSLALADHATSKITEAADLDRIGTMGFRGEALASIASVSRLSMRSRRAADTAASQVEAEGERIGQVTPAGGPVGTSVTVRNLFFNTPARRKFLRTPATEQGHCLDIVETLAMSHPAIGFAASTDGKRGIDLAPGQSPRERVVAVLGAEIESQLVEVHADRFDDSRGLAMWGVVGLPSIARATAKAQWVFLNGRPIRDKSIQHAIKEAFRGLIEPGRFPTAVLMIEMDPGAVDVNVHPRKTEVRFRDQSVVHSVVLRAIREALAGADLTPSVAGIGWRGQSGHGSAGEDRAVVGVGGSPAPGGFVDYFQRQPAAPSGERLSFEAIREAVQGGSTDPAASPRAAEPGPIDQPRPAERVLQVHNSFVVTQDEQGIVIVDQHALHERVMFEDLIARISGRGGTDGQPARLESQRMLVPPVVEVTRRQLDRLGDLAPLFERLGIEVEPIGPAAVAVQGFPTFLFDREVDAGPFVKELLEKAEASEFVPGSEEALHEVLDMMACKAAVKAGDRLTESELRDLLKMREEVERSSNCPHGRPTSIRVTIRELEKRFGRV, from the coding sequence ATGACGCCACCTGACGGTCGAGAGAGGCGGATCCGAAAACTCCCCGCGCTGCTGGTGAACCAGATCGCGGCGGGCGAGGTGGTGGAACGTCCCGCATCGGTGGTGAAGGAACTGGTGGACAACGCGCTGGATGCGGGCGCGACCAGGATCACGGTTGACCTGGAAGGGGGCGGGATCGAACTGGTCCGCGTGACCGACGATGGGTGCGGGATCGCGCCCGAGGACCTGTCGCTGGCCCTTGCGGACCACGCGACGAGCAAGATCACCGAGGCCGCTGATCTGGACCGCATCGGGACGATGGGCTTCCGGGGGGAGGCGCTGGCGTCGATCGCGTCCGTCTCGAGGCTGTCGATGCGGTCGCGCCGGGCAGCCGACACGGCCGCGAGCCAGGTGGAGGCGGAGGGAGAACGGATCGGCCAGGTGACGCCCGCAGGGGGGCCGGTCGGGACAAGCGTCACGGTGCGGAACCTGTTCTTCAACACGCCGGCGAGGCGGAAGTTCCTTCGGACTCCGGCGACTGAGCAGGGGCATTGCCTGGACATTGTCGAGACGCTGGCCATGTCGCACCCGGCGATCGGGTTCGCGGCGAGCACGGATGGGAAGCGCGGCATCGACCTGGCGCCTGGGCAGTCGCCGCGGGAGCGGGTGGTGGCGGTGCTGGGGGCGGAGATCGAGTCGCAACTGGTTGAGGTGCATGCGGACCGGTTTGATGACTCGCGCGGACTGGCGATGTGGGGGGTTGTCGGGCTGCCGTCGATTGCGCGGGCGACGGCGAAGGCGCAGTGGGTCTTCCTGAACGGCAGGCCGATCCGCGACAAGAGCATCCAGCACGCGATCAAGGAGGCGTTCCGGGGGCTCATCGAGCCGGGGCGGTTCCCCACTGCGGTGCTGATGATCGAGATGGACCCGGGGGCGGTGGATGTCAACGTGCATCCGCGCAAGACCGAGGTGCGGTTCCGCGATCAGAGTGTGGTGCACTCGGTCGTGCTCAGGGCGATCCGCGAGGCCCTTGCGGGGGCGGACCTCACGCCGTCGGTAGCGGGGATCGGGTGGCGAGGGCAAAGTGGGCATGGATCGGCCGGAGAGGATCGGGCGGTGGTGGGCGTGGGTGGCTCGCCGGCGCCAGGCGGCTTCGTGGACTATTTCCAGCGCCAGCCCGCGGCCCCATCGGGAGAGCGGTTGAGCTTCGAGGCGATCCGCGAGGCGGTGCAGGGCGGATCGACCGATCCCGCGGCATCGCCCCGGGCCGCGGAACCGGGACCGATCGACCAGCCTCGGCCGGCGGAGCGGGTGCTGCAGGTGCACAACTCGTTTGTGGTCACGCAGGACGAGCAGGGGATCGTGATCGTCGACCAGCACGCTCTGCACGAACGGGTGATGTTCGAGGACCTCATCGCGAGGATCTCGGGTCGGGGCGGGACAGATGGTCAGCCGGCGCGTCTGGAGAGCCAGCGCATGCTGGTGCCGCCGGTGGTGGAGGTGACGCGTCGGCAACTGGACCGGCTCGGCGATCTGGCGCCGTTGTTCGAGCGGCTGGGGATCGAGGTGGAGCCGATCGGCCCCGCAGCGGTGGCGGTGCAGGGGTTCCCGACGTTCCTGTTCGACCGTGAGGTCGATGCTGGTCCCTTCGTGAAGGAACTGCTGGAGAAGGCGGAGGCCTCGGAGTTCGTGCCCGGGAGCGAGGAGGCCCTGCACGAGGTGCTGGACATGATGGCGTGCAAGGCCGCCGTCAAGGCGGGCGACCGGCTGACCGAGTCGGAGCTGCGAGACTTGCTGAAGATGCGCGAGGAAGTGGAGCGGTCGAGCAACTGCCCGCATGGCAGGCCGACGTCGATCCGCGTCACCATCCGCGAGCTGGAGAAGCGGTTCGGGCGCGTGTAG
- a CDS encoding phosphoglycerate kinase: MPKKTIDAVDVSGKRVLIRADFNVPLDGTRITDDRRITEALPTIKSVLSRGGSCILMSHLGRPEGAGFEDEFSLAPVATRLAELLGIPVPLPSNDCVDAASAAAVAALQPGNVLLLENLRFHKAEKKNDPSFAAKLAAYGDVYVNDAFGTCHREEASMVAVPVAMQGKPRVAGLLVQKELRFLGEALAKPARPFVVVLGGAKVADKIPVIHNLLPKTDAVLIGGAMAYTFLSALGQNVGDSRVETDRIKDAQAIIDQAARLKCELHLPKDHICSSSFAAEGGQVRTFEGPIQNGFMGLDIGPGTQVEFGTRIRRAKTIVWNGPMGVFEWRAFSVGTRSIADAIVAATKSGATSIVGGGDSAAAADAFGLADQFSHVSTGGGASLEMLGGDKFASIELLDEA, encoded by the coding sequence ATGCCCAAGAAGACCATCGACGCCGTTGACGTCTCCGGAAAGAGGGTCCTCATTCGGGCTGACTTCAACGTCCCACTCGACGGCACCAGGATCACCGACGATCGTCGCATCACCGAGGCCCTCCCCACCATCAAGTCCGTCCTCTCCCGCGGCGGATCCTGCATCCTCATGTCCCACCTGGGGCGCCCGGAGGGAGCCGGATTCGAGGACGAGTTCTCCCTCGCCCCGGTTGCGACTCGCCTCGCAGAACTGCTCGGCATCCCGGTCCCGCTCCCCTCGAACGACTGCGTCGACGCCGCCTCCGCGGCCGCGGTCGCCGCGCTCCAGCCCGGCAATGTCCTCCTCCTGGAAAACCTCCGCTTCCACAAGGCCGAGAAGAAGAACGACCCCTCGTTCGCCGCGAAACTCGCCGCTTACGGAGACGTATACGTCAACGACGCCTTCGGGACCTGCCACCGCGAGGAGGCGTCCATGGTCGCCGTCCCGGTCGCCATGCAGGGCAAGCCCCGGGTCGCCGGCCTCCTGGTGCAGAAGGAACTGCGGTTCCTCGGCGAGGCCCTCGCGAAGCCGGCCCGCCCGTTCGTCGTCGTCCTCGGCGGCGCCAAGGTCGCCGACAAGATCCCCGTCATCCACAACCTGCTCCCCAAGACTGATGCCGTGCTCATCGGCGGCGCCATGGCCTACACCTTCCTGAGCGCCCTTGGCCAAAACGTCGGCGATTCCCGCGTCGAGACCGATCGCATCAAGGACGCCCAGGCGATCATCGACCAGGCCGCCCGCCTCAAGTGCGAGCTGCACCTGCCCAAGGATCACATCTGTTCAAGCTCGTTCGCGGCCGAGGGCGGACAGGTCCGCACCTTCGAGGGCCCCATCCAGAATGGCTTCATGGGCCTCGATATCGGCCCGGGCACCCAGGTTGAGTTCGGCACACGGATACGGCGTGCCAAGACCATTGTCTGGAACGGCCCCATGGGCGTCTTCGAATGGCGGGCATTCAGCGTCGGCACCCGCTCCATCGCCGATGCCATCGTCGCCGCCACCAAGTCCGGCGCGACCTCCATCGTCGGCGGCGGAGACTCGGCAGCCGCAGCGGACGCCTTCGGCCTCGCCGACCAGTTCTCCCATGTCTCAACCGGCGGCGGCGCCAGCCTGGAGATGCTCGGCGGCGACAAGTTCGCCAGCATCGAGCTGCTCGACGAGGCCTGA